ATGCTCATCAATATAATCATCTCGCTTCACCTCGGCAATGGTATAAGTGACAGCATAACCATCCACTGAGATAATCTCCACCTGCTGAGCACTATCCTTTATTCCGACCTTGTTTAATAACTCCCAAAGCGAAACACCTTTAAAAGAAAAATATTGTTCCGTACCCCAATTGTTCAGAGAAAAATAATCATCTTGAACAATTTCTAACTGCATCTCTTGAAGTTCTCGCAAGGTGAGCCGGATGGTGTCGGATACCCCGCTGCCTTCGATGGTAAGTACACTTTCTACATCAACAGGGTCTGCTTCGCTAACCGGTGTTTGGCTACTATCTCCACCGCCACAACCAGCTAACAGCGATATCAATAATAACAGTGCAGTTAGTATTAAAAATAATTGCTTAGTTTTTTTAAGCAATTTATATATGCCCCTTTCCAACTCAAACGTTGATGAATAAAGTTAACAAGGTAAAATAAAATACAAAGTCGTCTTTTTTGTATTGGGCGCGATGAATCGCGCCCAATACAAACGTACTTTTGTAGAAAATGTATGTTATAGATTATCTATTAATTGTTATTTCTTTGGTAACCGCATCATAGTCCACTGTGGCGCCTAAAGTCTCACTAACAAACCGCAAGGGAACAAATGTGCGACCGGGCAGCACCACTGTGGGAGCACAGTCAATTACTTTTGTTTGCCCGTTAACTAATACGTTATTAGAACCAATAGTTAACATAATATCTTTGCCTCCGTCGGTGATGTTCACCTCACGGGTCTCGGCATTCCAATTAACTTTGGCTCCCAAAGCTTCGCTTACAAAGCGTACAGGTACCAGCGTCCGATTTGCTTGGGTGTCAACATAAGGCGCGGTATCCATAGTGTAGGCATTACCATTTACTTTGGCTGCCACCTGACCGACGGTGAGCTTAATTACTTTTAC
This genomic interval from Desulfofalx alkaliphila DSM 12257 contains the following:
- a CDS encoding molybdopterin-dependent oxidoreductase, yielding MLKKTKQLFLILTALLLLISLLAGCGGGDSSQTPVSEADPVDVESVLTIEGSGVSDTIRLTLRELQEMQLEIVQDDYFSLNNWGTEQYFSFKGVSLWELLNKVGIKDSAQQVEIISVDGYAVTYTIAEVKRDDYIDEHNPEKKYIMIIAWEEDGRAYDPTKYPFRLVMGQKEPGDINKQNWVAKVKTIKVD